In Chiloscyllium punctatum isolate Juve2018m chromosome 10, sChiPun1.3, whole genome shotgun sequence, a single window of DNA contains:
- the LOC140482244 gene encoding uncharacterized protein, whose protein sequence is MDIQSLYTSIHHDQGLQALRFFISRRPQQYPSTDTLIRLAELVLTLNNFSFESSHFLQTKGVAMGTRMGPSYACFFVGYVEQTTFRNYTGTTPYLFFRYIHDCIGATSCSRKEVEQFLNFTNTFHPDLKFTWTISDTSLLFLDLSINDDRIDTNIFYKPTDSHSYLDYTSSHPTSCKNAIPYSQFLRLRRICSQEDQFHHRTHQMASFFRDRNFPSHVVKDALQCISSTSRTSALRLHPSNRNKDRTPLVLTFHPTNLCINQIICRHFRHLQKDPTTRDIFPSPPLSAFHKDRSLRDYLVRSMPPYSPPSHPGTFPCHRRNCKTCAHTFSLTSIQGPTGAFHIHQSFTCTSTNIIYCICCSRCGLLYIGETGRLLAERFREHLRDTHTNQPHCPVAQHFNSPSHSAEDMEVLGLLHCRYLTTRRLEEERLIFRLETLQPRGHQCGLQRFPHFPFPHLTVVPNFHEHCPHDLSYLPILFSTNPVHPP, encoded by the coding sequence atggatatccaatctctctacacctccatccaccatgaccagggccttcaagccctccgttttttcatctcccgacgtccccaacagtacccttccaccgacactctcattcgtttggccgaactggtcctcacccttaacaatttctccttcgaatcctcccacttcctccagaccaaaggggtagccatgggcacacgtatgggccccagctatgcctgtttctttgttggctacgtagaacagacaaccttccgtaattacaccggcaccactccctacctcttcttccgctacattcatgactgcattggcgccacctcgtgctcccgcaaggaggttgagcaattcctcaacttcaccaacacattccaccctgaccttaaatttacctggaccatctctgacacctccctcctctttctggacctctccattaatgacgaccgaattgacactaacattttttacaaacccaccgactcccacagctacctggattacacctcttcccaccctacttcttgcaaaaatgccatcccgtattcccaattcctccgcctccgccgtatctgctcccaggaggaccagttccatcacagaacacaccagatggcctccttctttagagaccgcaatttcccttcccacgtggttaaagatgccctccaatgcatctcgtccacatcccgcacctcagccctcagactccacccctccaaccgtaacaaggacagaacacccctggttctcaccttccaccctaccaacctttgcataaaccaaatcatctgccgacatttccgccacctccaaaaagaccccaccaccagggatatatttccctccccacccctttccgccttccacaaagaccgttccctccgtgactacctggtcaggtcgaTGCCCCCCTAcagcccaccctcccatcctggcaccttcccctgccaccgcaggaattgtaaaacctgcgcccacaccttctccctcacctccatccaaggccctacaggagccttccacatccatcaaagttttacctgcacatccaccaatatcatttattgtatctgttgctcccgatgcggtctcctctacattggggagactggacgcctcctagcagagcgctttagggaacatctccgggacacccacaccaatcaaccacactgccctgtggcccaacatttcaactcgccctcccactctgctgaggacatggaggtcctgggcctccttcactgccgctacctcaccaccagacgcctggaggaagaacgcctcatcttccgcctcgaaacacttcaaccccgggggcatcaatgtggacttcaaaggtttcctcatttccccttcccccacctcactgtagttccaaacttccatgagcactgtccccatgacttgtcctacctgcctatcttgttTTCCACTAATCCAGTCcaccctccctga